In the Topomyia yanbarensis strain Yona2022 chromosome 3, ASM3024719v1, whole genome shotgun sequence genome, one interval contains:
- the LOC131690035 gene encoding vitellogenin-1-like yields MAKLAPALLLLLSCVCYLSAFDLSGLASKAGDAAKVAAKTTKSLVDAAPQIFSPEQLLEFGKQSIAGVPLEALTSVINKICSIAVTANATESENSVNITEMNYILMTGSENVTIPLLESDDLWSHSLFNDSYDTVILVTGWTSNINGSNRAIDTIFNAYQARGGYNFVVIDTSDYVDTLYTWSAFNTNDLGVGLSEGLQELINYVQLGSIHLIGHSLGAHIVGTAGRDFQYKTNRSIPRITGLDPANPCFNEGESLSGISRGDADFVDIIHSNAKVLGKRDPLGDVDFYPNGVVSVQPGCLNPACSHARAWELYAETVYPGNENNLLATKCNSILSLDTGACPGKPIPLGFACPRTAKGNYFLKTNEKVPFGKSLENKE; encoded by the exons ATGGCTAAATTAGCACCTGCTTTGCTTCTCCTGCTATCGTGCGTCTGCTATCTGTCGGCGTTCGATTTGAGCGGTTTGGCCAGCAAAGCTGGCGACGCAGCAAAGGTAGCAGCTAAAACTACCAAGAGCCTGGTGGATGCAGCACCGCAGATCTTTTCACCGGAACAGCTGCTTGAGTTTGGCAAACAGTCCATCGCCGGTGTTCCGTTGGAGGCGCTGACCAGTGTAATCAATAAAATTT GCTCCATTGCAGTAACGGCAAATGCGACTGAATCGGAAAATTCAGTTAACATCACGGAAATGAACTACATCTTGATGACTGGAAGTGAGAACGTTACTATTCCTCTGCTTGAATCTGATGATCTGTGGAGCCATTCGCTGTTCAATGATTCCTATGATACTGTTATTTTAGTAACCGGTTGGACGTCGAACATCAACGGTTCCAATCGGGCGATCGATACCATCTTCAATGCTTATCAAGCACGCGGAGGTTACAATTTTGTTGTTATCGACACCTCTGACTATGTGGATACTTTGTACACGTGGTCGGCTTTCAATACCAATGATCTGGGTGTAGGGTTATCCGAAGGTTTACAAGAATTAATCAACTACGTGCAGTTAGGTTCAATACATTTGATCGGTCACAGTTTGGGAGCACATATCGTAGGAACCGCTGGGCGAGATTTCCAGTACAAAACGAACCGGTCAATCCCACGAATAACAGGACTTGATCCAGCGAATCCTTGTTTTAACGAAGGAGAATCGTTAAGTGGTATCTCCCGTGGTGATGCTGATTTCGTTGATATTATCCACAGTAACGCCAAAGTGCTCGGCAAGCGTGACCCGCTTGGGGATGTGGATTTCTATCCTAATGG AGTTGTATCTGTCCAACCAGGATGTTTGAATCCTGCTTGCTCCCACGCACGTGCATGGGAACTATACGCGGAAACCGTTTATCCCGGAAACGAGAACAATCTTCTGGCCACCAAGTGCAATTCAATTCTATCACTAGACACTGGCGCTTGCCCTGGAAAGCCTATTCCGCTAGGCTTTGCATGTCCGAGGACAGCTAAGGGAAACtattttctcaaaacaaacgaaaaagtGCCTTTCGGTAAAAGTTTAGAAAATAAAGAATAG